The DNA region ATTTTGGATTCGTTGAGAGATCTCCAGGCCCCTCAACACACCCAATAAACTCACCAGCCGCTTCCAAAAAGGAGATTTCTGCATTGTCTGAGGGCGACTCCTGCTCATGTTCTGCCTCGGTCAGCAAACCCTCGACAAAGTCCAGCACTTTTTGCTGCTGATCCAGGGGGAGGGTTTCTAGTTTTTCGATGACGGATTGGGTGATGTTCATGGGGGAGTGGGGGAGTGGGGAGGGGAAGTGGGTCGGTGGGTGAAGGAGTGGAGAGGTGGGGGGGGAGGGATAGAGGGATTAGGGCGGAATATTATTGGGGTGGATTTTATTGATTTTCATTGAGTCCTTTCAAGATATTTTCAATTTTAAGTTTCAGGCCAGGTAGATCTTGCTCAATGATGAGCCAAATTCTTTCCAAATTTACCTTCATATAGCTGTGGATGAGAATGTCTCTCAGCCCTGCAATTTGCTGCCAACGAACATCTGGGTTGGCTTGGCGTAACTCCAGAGAGATCTGCTTTGTGGCTTCACCAATGATTTCTAAATTTCGGATCACAGCATCTTGCATCATCGGTGTGCTTAGAAAAGCATCTCGTCCAGCAGCAGTATAAACTTCAATCTTTTGGATACACTGCAAAATATCCATTAAAAAAAGGCTTTCATCTCTCACAGGGGAATCGCCTCCTGTAATACACGATTGCGAATTTTCTCATGCAGTGTGTCGGGTTCAGCCACATCCACCTTACATCCCAGTAATCTTTCTAAATCCTGCATCAACGCAATCTGATCCAGCAAACTTCTGCCCGGTTCAATCTCCACCAGAAAATCAATATCACTGTCAGGATTCTCCTCCCCCCGTGCCACAGAACCAAACACCCGAATATTAGACGCTCCGTACCTGGCCGCGATCGCTAAAATTTCCGATCGTTTGTTTTTTAAGGTGTCTCTGAAGCTCATAGGGTGGGTGGGAGTGGGTGGGTAGGTGGAAAGGGCGATCGCTCAAGGCTGGTGTCAGGGCATGACATCATTTAATCGTAGAGCCAACTCAGGGAATAAGGGGGAAGTAATGGTTTCTCCCAGGCGATACTGTTGCTGACGGTATTCGCCATTGCTCAGTTGACATACGGTAAACGTGGGTTGTTTGGGTTTTCCGATGAAGGCCATTCCACCCAACCCTCGAAAATCGGCAATCCAGTATTCAGGGATGCCTAACAGGGCATAATCTTCGACCTTGCAAGCATAGTCATCCTGCCAATTGGTGCTGACCACCTCTACCACCAGTCGAATGGCCTGACCACTGGTCAAAACTGGTTGCTTCTCCCAGAGGGGTTCCTCAGCCAGATCAGCCTCATCTAACACAATGACATCAGGACGTAAAGCGGTTGCTTCAGTGCCTGGTGGTCGCATCAAGCAATTTTTTGGGATTGTCCACTGTAAATTCAGACGCAAAATCTCGACAAACAGCCTGCCCGCTAACTTTCCTGCAACAGATTCATGGGGGCCAGTGGGTTCCATGTCACGCAATTCCCCATCAATCAGCTCATAGCGTGGATCGTCTGCATACTGGTTCAAAAACTCGTCAAAGGAGAGAAGTTTAGAAGATGTATAAGTCATTGCTCCTCTTTGGCCTTGCTAAAGGTTTGCAGGAGCCAACGGTTGATGGTGCCGTCGTCTTCGGTCTGGCTGCGTTTCAAGGCTTCCTCCAGAGTGGCAATCTGGAGTTCCGGCAACACTTTAGAAGCCTGGATTTGCCGACTGCCCCCGTCAAATACTTCAAAGGCGATCGCTTTTCCCGTATTCCCATTCACCACCCAGTATTCCTTAACCCCCAGCCGCTCATACAACAGCCGCTTCCGCCCTAAGTCATCGTTTAACGTCGTAGAGGCAATTTCAATCACCAACGTTGGCAGGTCGTACTGGTTAACATCGACCGGGCTATTGGTGCGAGGCGGTAATCGGCAATCCGCACCAATATAAAACGAAATATCCGGTTGGCATTCCCGAACTCCAGCTTTTCGAAAACTGGTGTTGGCATACTCCACAATTCTGATGTTTCTGACAGTCGCAAAGAGGCTAACCACTCTGGCAACCACTGAATTGTCTCGTCCATAAATCGGGCCAACTGCTGCCATCTCAATC from Leptodesmis sichuanensis A121 includes:
- a CDS encoding HepT-like ribonuclease domain-containing protein → MRDESLFLMDILQCIQKIEVYTAAGRDAFLSTPMMQDAVIRNLEIIGEATKQISLELRQANPDVRWQQIAGLRDILIHSYMKVNLERIWLIIEQDLPGLKLKIENILKGLNENQ
- a CDS encoding nucleotidyltransferase family protein; translation: MSFRDTLKNKRSEILAIAARYGASNIRVFGSVARGEENPDSDIDFLVEIEPGRSLLDQIALMQDLERLLGCKVDVAEPDTLHEKIRNRVLQEAIPL
- a CDS encoding Uma2 family endonuclease, coding for MTYTSSKLLSFDEFLNQYADDPRYELIDGELRDMEPTGPHESVAGKLAGRLFVEILRLNLQWTIPKNCLMRPPGTEATALRPDVIVLDEADLAEEPLWEKQPVLTSGQAIRLVVEVVSTNWQDDYACKVEDYALLGIPEYWIADFRGLGGMAFIGKPKQPTFTVCQLSNGEYRQQQYRLGETITSPLFPELALRLNDVMP
- a CDS encoding Uma2 family endonuclease, which codes for MVSTVPEPQNLVTDDWMKASWEEFLSLADNPAYEKARFYYDDGCMRIEMAAVGPIYGRDNSVVARVVSLFATVRNIRIVEYANTSFRKAGVRECQPDISFYIGADCRLPPRTNSPVDVNQYDLPTLVIEIASTTLNDDLGRKRLLYERLGVKEYWVVNGNTGKAIAFEVFDGGSRQIQASKVLPELQIATLEEALKRSQTEDDGTINRWLLQTFSKAKEEQ